One Nostoc sp. UHCC 0302 DNA window includes the following coding sequences:
- a CDS encoding geranylgeranyl reductase family protein: MYDCIIVGAGPAGGTAAYHLAKQGRSVLVLEKESLPRYKPCGGGVSPAIAQWFDFDFSPAISVKVDSLRFTWKLGDPVEAKIATKEPVWMVRRDVFDHFLVQQAQKQGAELQDNTEVTGIEFKSDHWQVNTANGPVTGRYLIAADGAKGPMAKWLGFKDRKRRLAGALEAEVPAVVEDKSTIHFEFGLVKNGYIWNFPKADGYSIGVGTFIGGERQDFKKILDEYARSFNVDIKTSKQYGHPISIWDGTQNLHTQNAVLAGEAACVVDPMTAEGIRPSIFSGLLAAGAINEALAGDFDALEKYSNAINEQWGSEMAWAQKLAGAFYRFPGISYKVGVKRPSGAQIMGKILCGELRYGDVAGRALKRLIPGFGG, from the coding sequence ATGTACGACTGCATCATCGTCGGCGCTGGGCCAGCTGGTGGAACAGCTGCATATCATTTAGCCAAGCAAGGGCGCTCAGTATTAGTATTAGAAAAAGAATCCTTACCAAGATATAAACCTTGTGGTGGTGGTGTATCGCCAGCGATCGCTCAATGGTTTGACTTTGACTTTAGTCCGGCGATTTCTGTGAAAGTAGACTCCTTGCGCTTTACCTGGAAATTGGGTGATCCTGTGGAAGCGAAAATCGCCACAAAAGAACCAGTCTGGATGGTGCGGCGAGATGTTTTTGACCATTTCCTAGTACAGCAAGCCCAGAAGCAAGGCGCTGAACTCCAAGACAACACAGAAGTAACAGGTATTGAGTTTAAAAGCGACCATTGGCAAGTTAACACAGCCAATGGCCCAGTTACAGGTCGCTACTTAATCGCGGCTGATGGTGCTAAAGGGCCGATGGCAAAATGGCTAGGCTTCAAAGACCGCAAACGCCGCTTAGCTGGGGCTTTAGAAGCAGAAGTTCCTGCTGTTGTAGAAGATAAATCCACCATTCACTTCGAGTTCGGCTTGGTGAAAAACGGCTATATTTGGAACTTCCCCAAAGCTGATGGTTATTCAATTGGCGTAGGTACATTTATCGGCGGTGAACGCCAAGACTTCAAAAAGATTTTGGATGAGTACGCGCGATCGTTCAATGTAGATATTAAAACTAGCAAGCAGTATGGTCACCCCATTTCTATATGGGATGGCACTCAAAACTTGCATACTCAAAATGCCGTTTTGGCAGGGGAAGCTGCTTGTGTTGTTGACCCCATGACAGCAGAAGGTATTCGTCCCTCAATTTTTAGCGGATTGCTAGCAGCGGGAGCTATTAATGAAGCCCTTGCTGGTGATTTCGACGCTTTAGAAAAATACAGCAATGCCATCAATGAGCAATGGGGTAGTGAAATGGCTTGGGCGCAAAAATTAGCTGGAGCATTTTATCGCTTTCCCGGCATTAGCTATAAAGTTGGTGTCAAGCGTCCCTCCGGCGCTCAGATCATGGGTAAGATTCTCTGTGGAGAACTGCGCTATGGCGATGTTGCAGGCCGAGCGCTGAAGCGTTTAATTCCAGGTTTTGGGGGCTAG
- the frr gene encoding ribosome recycling factor: MTLAEAESTMQKTVEATQRAFNTIRTGRANASLLDKVAVDYYGSPTPLKSLANISTPDATTILIQPYDRSSLNLVEKAISLSDVGLTPSNDGSVIRLNIPPLTSDRRKEFVKIAAKYAEEGRIGIRNIRRDAIDAIRKQEKNAEISEDEARDQQDKLQKLTNKYTAKIDELLAEKEKDISTV; the protein is encoded by the coding sequence GTGACATTAGCTGAAGCTGAAAGTACGATGCAAAAGACTGTTGAGGCGACTCAACGTGCTTTTAACACAATTCGCACTGGTCGCGCCAATGCGAGTTTACTAGATAAAGTAGCAGTAGACTACTACGGTTCGCCTACGCCCTTGAAGTCACTGGCAAACATTAGCACACCAGATGCCACAACGATTCTGATTCAGCCTTACGATCGCAGCAGCTTAAATCTGGTCGAAAAGGCGATTTCCCTGTCAGATGTGGGATTAACCCCCAGCAACGATGGTTCTGTAATTAGGCTAAATATTCCGCCATTAACAAGCGATCGGCGTAAAGAATTTGTCAAAATTGCTGCTAAGTATGCCGAAGAAGGTCGCATTGGCATTCGTAACATTCGTCGCGATGCCATAGATGCCATTCGCAAACAGGAAAAAAACGCTGAAATTTCCGAAGACGAAGCACGCGACCAGCAAGACAAACTGCAAAAACTGACAAACAAGTACACTGCTAAAATAGACGAATTATTGGCAGAAAAAGAAAAAGACATCTCAACTGTCTAA